The following coding sequences lie in one Candidatus Methylomirabilis sp. genomic window:
- the fae gene encoding formaldehyde-activating enzyme: MSMRDIMVGESLAGDGNEVAHIDLMIGPKNGPVGTVFAQRLAQQSAGHSALLAVVAPNLLAKPATVMFNKVTIKGAKQAVQMFGPAQAAVAKAVVDSVAEGVIPAKDAEDLAVVVGVFIHWEANDNKKIFDYNYQATKESIARALAEQPSMSEILAQKDKVKHPFA, from the coding sequence ATGTCGATGCGTGACATCATGGTTGGTGAGTCATTGGCGGGTGACGGTAATGAGGTAGCGCACATTGATCTGATGATCGGTCCCAAGAACGGTCCGGTCGGCACCGTCTTCGCACAGCGTCTTGCTCAGCAGAGTGCGGGCCACAGCGCCCTTCTGGCGGTCGTAGCGCCGAATTTGCTGGCGAAGCCTGCGACGGTTATGTTCAACAAGGTGACAATCAAGGGAGCGAAGCAGGCGGTTCAGATGTTCGGCCCAGCCCAGGCGGCCGTGGCGAAGGCCGTAGTCGATAGCGTCGCAGAGGGCGTGATCCCCGCGAAGGATGCTGAAGATCTCGCGGTTGTTGTCGGCGTCTTCATCCACTGGGAGGCCAATGACAATAAGAAGATCTTCGACTACAACTATCAGGCGACTAAGGAGTCGATCGCGCGGGCATTGGCCGAGCAGCCCTCGATGAGCGAGATCTTGGCGCAGAAGGATAAGGTCAAGCATCCATTCGCCTAG